The window CCATCTCGGCAGcatctccatctcggcaGCATCTCCAATGGGTCGAGTCTCGAATGAAACCATGGTTCATTCCACCTTACCAGCATCCTCACAGTCCCTGCTCGCGCCTGTGGTGCCGTGGACAGTTTCTGTCGCCTCGTTTTCGGCCTGGGAGAGTCAGCGtcacggcaccgacgacggttCCGTGTGACGTACGGCGGTTCCACGCAAGCAAGCCACGACCTTTGCCGTGACCTTGGCCCTTTTCTTCAggccacgacggcatccggcggccgagggccaAAGCTCGCCATCAAGTCCGCCAGCGCCTGCGCTCCGTTCTCGCCAAAAATGAGCTGGGCGTTGGAAAGggtctcctcggcggcctttTTCGTGCGGGCAAACATGCGGTTGTCAAAGTCGGCGACGCGGGTCGTCAGTGCGTCCGAGAAGGAAGCGTCATCGCTCGACGCCCGCCAAGCCCcggtgatggcggcggcaaggtcgagAGCGTCCCACAGGGCGAGGttgacgccctcgcccgcccaGGGCATCATGAGGTGCGCGGCGtcaccgacgagggcgacgccaGCCTTGGCCTCCCACCGATGTCCAACGGGCAGCATGTACAGCGGCTTCAGGGGCGGCGCGAGGGGGCCCGAtagctcgacctcgccgtcgcaggCGCTCGCGATCAATTTCTTGTTCAGCTCGCCCCAGCTCGCAAAGAGACTCGGGCTCGAGAGAAGCAGGTTCTTGAGTTCGGCGAGGGAAAGCTGGCGGGTTTGGTCGGCCCAATGCCgttcgtcatcgtcggcgacggcgacgtacAGAGACACCGAGTCGTTGGTGCAGCGGTGGGTGAAGAGGCccttggcgtcgccgaggatcATGCAGGAGCCGGGACCGATCATGCTGGTGAGCTCGGGGTGGTTCTCGGTCACGCGTAGGATGTGCAGCGTGTTGAAGCTAATGCCGCCGTACTGCGGCTTCACGTCCGTCAGCAGCGGCCGCACCTTGGACcaggcgccgtcggcaccgacaaCGAAGTCGTGCTCCGACGTGCCGTCGGGGCCAAAGTCGAGCCGTATCCGGCCCTCGCGAGTCCTCGTCGCGGCGAGAAGCTTGTGCGCCCAGCGGACCGCGGCCGGCGGTGTGGCGGAGAGGAGCAGGTGGGCGAGAGAGTTGCGGGCAATCTCGGGTCGGTAGgtgatgccgccgtcgtcgcggtggacgacggtgccgtccttggcgatgatgacgtcgtcctcgccgcagTCGGCCGTCAGGGGAAGAAAGCGGTCCCAGAGGCCGCAGGCTCGaatggcggcgaggcccgACTCTTGGTGCAGATCGAGCATGCCCGAAGGCGTCGACAGGGCCTCCTCGGTCGGCTTTTGGCGGAGCTCGTAGATGGTAAAGGGAATCCCCTCCTTGTGCAGCAGAGCCCCGAGACAGAGGCCAGccgggccggcgccgacgatggctaTGCTCGGTCGCGGCATGCTGTACTCGGACGTGTAGGTGctcggcggtgacgatgccgtGATGAGAtgcgatgatggcgagggcACAAATGACTGTCTCGAAGAAGAGGCGACGTGTCGTGACTTGTGTGCGTCGTTGCCTGAGGAACGAATATCCATCGGAGCGGTCAGACTCGGCACGGCAGAATCGGCATCGCTCACCGCATTGCGTCGATGAGGGCAGGAGCTATCGGGGTGGACGAGCTCCGAGTGCACCTGCctcgcgtcgacgagggcaggaGCTCTCGGGGTGAACGAGCTCCGAGTGCACCTGCCTCGCGTCTCTCGGGTACGACGTCTCCGCCTCGGTCCCGAAGTGGGGGCGCCGGTCACGGCCGCCAAGCCTTGTGCCGCCCCGGCCGCCACTAGCCGATtgcgctgcaagtactccgtacggagtactccgtaccaagtaagtactttatGTACATACTGTGCTTACTCCGTtgtcgtactgtactttatGTACattctgtactccgttctcgtactgtacttgcagcaataagtaagtatacttggGTTCATACTTACGTAAGCAGCACTTTTGTACaacgaagtacttgtacttactgtacggagtacggggagtacaagttcaagtcctccgtactccgttctgcacagtacgtactgataagtacataagtacgtactccgtacaataatgcaagtactcaagtacgtactccgtacagtacagcaagtactctgtggcaccaaaccagccacaaaGAATGGGCGGCACAGTCCAATTGGgcttagtaatactaagtgCTATATGATGCGacatactccgtatgtaccATCGGCCTTGCAATTTCACCTACCCTACAGTAGCTTGGGCGTTCTCCTGCTTGAGGATTGACAACCTCCTGGCACCGGTACTGGATTCGTGCATCGGCGTATCGGCTGCAAAATGGCATGGTAATACGGTGCATGCATATATCGTGCTCCTCTCGGAGAATCCATCTCGACGAGAGCGGCCGAGATGGTTCGGCCACCAGGAATCAAGACATGCGAGGTGAGAGATTGTTCGCAGCAATTAGTATATTGCCACCCATGGGGCGAATAATCCGGCCATGGCCCTGGCCTCGCAGATTCTATCTATATGATTTGTGTATTGTGCATGTGTATATACAGGCATAAACAAACGACATGTGTGAAAGAGAGCACCGTTACCCAAGCGAACGACGGTCATTACTCGTCGGAGAGAATCTATGTACAACGCGAAAGGAAAGGTAAAGGACGGACCCCGTGTTCCATAACATCGTAATCATGCTCATGAGGCGAttaatattagtattattattgcgTGTTTTGTGTATATCTGCCATCGTTCGACGCGTTAGCAAACGTTGACGGCGTGCGCGCGCGAGGGATGGGGGCGAGGTCACCCATACCCATCTTCTATCTCTAGGTCGTGCGCGTCACGACGGCCTGTTTTGCCCGTCGATTCATGGGTACTAGAATTTGGAAGAGAGGTGTGTCTCAACGCACGCGGAGACCCGCCCTCGGCGCATGGTTGGAAACCAATGCTATGGGATCATGGGAAACCTGTCCTGTCGGATCGTTTCAGCCATGTTCTGGTGGATTCGCTGTGGAAATCCCTTCTAATGGATCATGAAGACCCGGTGTCGCGATGCATCGCTGACGTCATTCGTGGTGTgtgcctcgtcgagggaggGCTTTGGTGGTACTAATTGTTGCCTCGTGTAGATGGAGGACGTGAAAGACATTATTattgctgccgccggcaacCGCTATGCTTGTTCCATTGTCGTATCCATTATGATCCTTGTCGTAACCAATGTGATCTTTGTCGTATACATTATGATCCTTGTCGTAACCAATGTGATCTTTGTCGTAACCGTTGCGATCTTTGTCGTAACCATTGTGATCCTTGTCGTAACCATTATGATCTTTGTCTTGCCAATATGATTGTCGTATGATGGTCTTTGTCGTATCCATTGTGATCTTTGTCGTACCCATTCGGTCATTATAGCCCTGTCTCACGTTGGCATTTCGCCTTCTCTCggcgccccctcccccggcgCCTCCTCGCACGGCACGTCCCGAGGACAACATACCAGACTGGGGCTCCGTCATCACGAACTAGTTGCTTCGTTTCGTACTAGTTTGTTCATTTGTCGTACCGCCCAGGAATTCCTCTGCTTTGGGTCGGGATATCCATGCGGCGCCCCGAGTACGAATGCTGCGATGCGGTCCAAGGTGGGATGCAACGAGGTAGCGTCGATTgatggatggcgacgaggcccaTCGCCCGTCCATGCCTTCCGTCCGTCTTGATGGAGCGGCATGGAAAGGGCTGGGTCCTTGTCGGTAGAGGTTGTCGGTAGAGGACGTCGGTAGAGGACGTCGTGCCTCTCCGATGCGATTCTTCGACGTAGGTCGGGGTGGATGCGCTGCAAAGGAGGCTCATAACTGTCGCGGATTGAGGTTTGCGTCCTTGGTACTACGGACGATCATGATGGACATCTGATCGGATGGGGGAGCAAGTGTCCCAAGAGTCTCTTGACGGGTTGATGGCCTGACGTCTGTCGTCCCGGAGGATAGAGAGGCTCAATATATAGCcgttccgtcgtcgaggagagaAGGTGCGATGGGTGAAGCAACTGCCTAGCTTGGCCCGATGCGTGGGTACCGACGGACGGAAAGCGCAACCCGATGCGTCCGAATGGGTTCCTGCCGTATTCGTGGTGGAGCCCGAGTGGGTGGCTAGTTGTGGCTAGTGATGGCTAGTGATGACTAGTCACGACTCCCCCGCACGGCTTGCCTGAGGCTCCCCAATGACTCCTCACGACTCCTCACGACTCCTCACGACTCCTCACTTGACAGATCACCCCCCCGATCGCTAGATCCCCAGTGACGAAAGCTTAATGGCGGCGagatggcgccggcgagatgCCAAGTCGAcctgccatcgtcggcgcgaGGGCCAATCTCGATCGATTCCAAGCGCGAGGAAACGTGCGGTGGCGGCCATCGTCTCATCGATTTATGCTTTTCTTCCCGCCCACCAAGGAACACTCCCCCTCTCGCACCCgcccgcgacgacggcgatggatggAAATGTGGGAATCCGCTGCGCGTGCCATCGACCCAGCAGCCGCCCATTGGCTTCCCCTGGCCTTCTCGGCCCCTGCTCTGCGCCGCCATGTTCATGcgagccggcctcgtcgcgaGGCAGTGGCATCACCGACGCTCACAACGCGACCATGATCGGGGGCGAAGGGGGCCGCGCCGGCGCAAAGTGACGAGTCTGACGATCCCCTCAAACCCCACCCTTCCCCGCCCGTCGCTCCGGCGGACGCCTGCTGGGCCATGACCTGTCGtgggacggcgacgacctgTCGGGGGCGTCAACACCCGGGCCAGTACAGCCGGTGAATTAAACTTTGGCAGCGTTGGCCGCCCGGCGCGCGTTGCCTGCTCGCCAGGACCTGTCGTGCCGCCATGACGGTGATCCTGTCATGACGGCACCAGGCGGCACGAGGCGGTGCTGCGGGGTGCGTTGCCACGACGCGACCGAGTCTGTCGTCCATGCTCCGCCGCGCCGTCTTGCCACGGGGAGACgatgcgtcgacggcgcgccaTGGGCCACGTCCCTCTCCGACGGCAGAGCCTCCGACCAAAGGATCCGGATCATGATGAGGGAAGCGAGTCCATATCGGCCGCATCCGCGGCATCTTggcctctccgtcgccgagggcaagcTCGCGcctggccgcggcggagaGCAAAGGAACCTTTCGTCGGCAAAAGAGAGTTCCGTCGCCAAGGGCCCATCGCCGAGGTCGTGCACGCGCGCACCCACACGTCGGCCGACCGTCCTATCCAATCTGCGTTACCGGGCACGCAGGCAAGTGCAGGGGCACCAacggagcacaagtgccGAGATGCCTCGTCCACGGGAGCCCCATAGTATAGACTCCTTGCAGCCACCGACTGGCATCCTTGCTTACCTGCGCGATAGACATGGTCGAGCTCGGGCACTGGAAGCATGCCTCGCGCCGAAACTGATTCGCCACCACGGCTCGACGCCTTGAAACGAAGCTCTACACCTCCTTGTGCGTAGCGGCACCTTGACGTCCGTCTCCGCCGTCTCCGCCCCTCTCCCGACAGACGCGCACCCTAGCCGGTTCGGTTCCAGTTTGCCCTTGGACTTTGCCGAGGAATATGCTTCGACCGCGCTCGTTGCTACGGGCtcgttgctgccgccgctttCCTGGGCTCGCGCGAACGGCGCAACGACGTCGATCACGTTCCAACTTGCACTGGCGACCCCCCGAGGGCATCTATCGTTTCGCCGAGTCATGCATATACGGGGGGATCGGTTCAGGGCTCTTCACCCATCTCAAAGTTAAAAGGATAGCCACCGGGTATGTATGATTCGGGACAATGTCAAGCTGGAAGAGGATGGCGGTTGGCAATCAGACCACGGCACTCGATTCGGCGCATCTGCTCGCAAAAGCCATGCTTCGAATAATGCCGCCCAAAAGTACAGGCTAGTGACACTAGAGACCACCGACGGTACGGGCGaccagtacatgcacaagtactaggtacgtgcTGACCCTGCTCTCAAGTATGGCGCATGCACGGCGCCATGCGGcgtttacatgtacatgtactggcatgtgctctgtactgcaagtacctgcaaactctaccgtactgtagttgtagttctacagtaggtacttactacggagtaccaaaGACTgaataggtacctagtaatacttacttgtatacCGGGAtcatgtacttaggtacctacgtgtaggtacaagtatgcatgcaaatgcatgtacagctacaacTGCAGTTGCTACCGCCAGGCCGGACTATTAGGtatctacggagtagcgAACGCCGATGTACAAGTCAAGTCACCTATGCCAGCCAACCAATAAGTAAACGTACCGGTGGGACGGACCGTCGaagcatgtacagagtacagtgaGCGCCGGTACTTGGTTGCACTGTGCAGAACATGCCATCATTCCATTGCAAGCACCGAATACAAGCGAATACAGCACACACAGTACGTGCTTGCGTaagcgctccgtactctgtaccgtATGAATACTGTgcaccgtacggagaactctGTAGCCGTATGAATACTgtgcaccgtacggagtactctgtaccgtATGAATACTgtgcaccgtacggagtactctgtagcCGTATGAATACTGTGCACCGTACTCGGGTAGCCGTATGAATACTGTGCACCGTACTCTGTAGCCGTATGAATACTGTGcaccgtactctgtaccgtATGAACACTGTGCTCCGTCTTCCCATCTTCACCACCACGCATCACCACCGCGCATCACCACCACGCATCACCACCACGCACATCCTCCCACCCAAACTCAAAACCCCCTGCCTGCATGGCGCAGCTGAGCCCTCGCCTCGATCGCAAGCATCCGTAGAACCTTGGCAACCGCCATTGTCGCGGCTTGGGCGGAAGCGATTGGCCAGGTGCCGTTTCGTGAGCAGCTTTCTCTTGGTATAGTGCTCGTTACCACCCCAAGACATGCCCAGGCAACTCTAAACATGCTACCGTTTCCGTCGATGAGCAGGGAATTATACGAATATTCACCTACAACAGAACACGCGCGAATGGTCATGTTTGGACCCATGCCGTCCCGCAAACCAGGAACGTCACCATCCTTGATGCCCCACTCCCCCCGCCGAGACAAAAGCGGTTATAATGAAAATTAAATCTTGTTCATTCCAACCGAGCCAATCACTCACTACGACGCCTGCTCACAGGTGTTCGAATCTTCCGTAGTATAGTGGTCAGTATGCAAGCTTGTCACGCTTGAGACCCGGGTTCAATTCCCGGCGGGAGAGACCGCCAGGATCGCAAGGTCCTACTTTTTTTCATTTTTTGCTTCTACAAACACGCGACGCAATCGAGATAATAAAGATGCTCGCACTTTGCTTTCACCTTTGAAGCCGCTTGTTGCGGCACGAGCAAACGCCTAGATGCTACGGAGCTATCCGAGTAAGAAGCCATTTGTGCTCCTGTTCTCTACCATGGCCTATTCCTCCTCATCCACCAAAGTGTAAATTAAATACATGTCATGTGTGAGTGGGATCGCCGTCTCGTACCACCTAATCATCCATCGTCAACATACGACGACTTTACACGCCATTCTGTCCCCGACGCTCCACCTCTCCCTCACCTTGTCCTTCCATGCCGCGAAGCTCTGCACCCTCCCGTCCTCGAGCAAAATCTCCCCCGTGTGCAGCAGCCGGttcagcggcggcaccgtgAACCACGCGTGGTCGCGTCGGCAGACGACCTTGTCGCTGCCCTCGCCCACCTTGTCGCTGCCCTCGCCCACCTTGTCGCTGCCCTCGCCCACCTTGTCGTTGCCCTCgcccacctcgtcgtccgccgCCTTAATCACCTTGTCCAAGCACCGGCGGCAGAAGCACTCCACGCAGTAGCGGCACACGACAAACTCCTCCCACGCCGCCATGTTCTTGAAGCACTGGAAGCAGCTGCGGTTGTAGCATTGAATGTCCGGCAGCTTCGGCTCGCCGAGGTGCTCCGCCGGCGATTCGCCAATCGTGCTAAACGACGCTTCCGGGTTGACCTTGCGCATCGATCGCGCCAGCGCCTGCGCGTTCGTCGtctcccccgccgccgtgaAGATCCGGAACAGGTTGTCGAGCGCAAACACGTCGTTTTCCGGTTCGCCGTCCGACAGCAGGTCGAGGCTGTCCCGTATGAGCGCCCGGAgcagcgcctcggcctccgaCTCCCTGCCCAGGTGCCGGTAGAAGCAGGCGAGGTAGATGGACGCGGCGTTGACGTCCGATCCCAGCATGTACGGCGGCATGTTGAAGTTGTGGTGCTCgtcctgcttctgctgcACCACCTCGAGCCTGCCGATCCACGCCCTGGCTTCGGCCGACGTCcagccggcgtcgagaaCCTTTTGCTTGTACAGGGCGGCGAGCCTCTGGAACGACATGGCGTACGCCTGCCGCGTAGGTATGCTCCCGCGCGGACGGTACTCGTCCAGCGAGATTTGCTcgaagacggcgatggcCCGGTCAATGTCCCGGGCGTACGCAAACGTCGTCCCCAGCGCCAACCGGAGGTGCAACACGACCAGCGTCTCGCGCAGGTGGACGTCGGCAATCTCGATGGCAAGCGACAGGCGCTGCTGCAGAAAATCCGTCTTGCCCGTCTTGCTCGCGGCCTTGGGTATCCAGTCCATGACGAGCCGCGTCCGGTAGCTGGTCACCAGCAGGTTGACGAAGCGGCTCTGACCATACCTGCTTCGCGTCGAAGGCGCCGCCATCTGCTCCGCGAGATCCATGACCGCGCCGTACAGGTTTTCCAACGAGAGAACCTCAAAGTAGCCCCTTTCCGCTTCGAGaaactcgtcctcgttgaGGCCCGCCCCTTCGGCGCTGCCGATGGCTTTGCCAAAGTGCTCGTGGGCAACCTCCAGCTTGCCGGTGCGGTACGCGCACTGGGCGATGAGAAGGAAATCCTTGTACAGCCGCCACCTGCTCTGCCCGAGCGCGCCTCCCCGCCAGCGGCCTTGGCGCATGTCGCGATCCTCCATCGCCGCGCACTCGAGGGCTTGATCCAAGGCGGCGCCGTACCGCTCATCCCTGTAGAGGCAAAAGGCGATGCGACCGGACGTCTCGACGCTGCTGCCGTCCATCTCGAGAGCCGTTTCGTAATGTTTGAGCGCCTCGGCGTGCATCTCCATGGTCAGGTACGTGCTCCCAACGCGCCTGTGCCAGTGAGCCGTCTCGGGCTG of the Drechmeria coniospora strain ARSEF 6962 chromosome 01, whole genome shotgun sequence genome contains:
- a CDS encoding salicylate hydroxylase, encoding MHESSTGARRLSILKQENAQATVGITKPNWTVPPILCGWFGATEYLLYCTETEYGGLELVLPVLRTYENGVQNVHKVQYDNGRNRLVAAGAAQGLAAVTGAPTSGPRRRRRTRETRGRCTRSSFTPRAPALVDARQVHSELVHPDSSCPHRRNAVSDADSAVPSLTAPMDIRSSGNDAHKSRHVASSSRQSFVPSPSSHLITASSPPSTYTSEYSMPRPSIAIVGAGPAGLCLGALLHKEGIPFTIYELRQKPTEEALSTPSGMLDLHQESGLAAIRACGLWDRFLPLTADCGEDDVIIAKDGTVVHRDDGGITYRPEIARNSLAHLLLSATPPAAVRWAHKLLAATRTREGRIRLDFGPDGTSEHDFVVGADGAWSKVRPLLTDVKPQYGGISFNTLHILRVTENHPELTSMIGPGSCMILGDAKGLFTHRCTNDSVSLYVAVADDDERHWADQTRQLSLAELKNLLLSSPSLFASWGELNKKLIASACDGEVELSGPLAPPLKPLYMLPVGHRWEAKAGVALVGDAAHLMMPWAGEGVNLALWDALDLAAAITGAWRASSDDASFSDALTTRVADFDNRMFARTKKAAEETLSNAQLIFGENGAQALADLMASFGPRPPDAVVA